From the genome of Leptospira andrefontaineae, one region includes:
- a CDS encoding pirin family protein, translating into MRYLIAKKKDLGDGFFVRRVLPQIEARNVGPFVFLDHMGPLPIKTGTEIVVRPHPHIGLATVTYLYDGVITHRDSIGKVEDIRPFEVNWMTAGSGIVHSERSKLDPEFNILEGIQTWVALPKEFEETSPEFFHHEREELPIVSGGGWELRLIAGSFMGEVSPVKVYSPLFYADIEVEAGAEVELPVPAEQEAGIYVARGKADAEGKIVSIGDMAIYPKGGAVKFRAEETSRIVLLGGVPLSTPRHMYWNFVSSSLERIEQAKVDWKEDRFAHVPGETERIPLPEH; encoded by the coding sequence ATGAGATATCTTATCGCTAAGAAAAAAGATTTGGGAGACGGTTTTTTTGTAAGAAGGGTACTTCCACAGATCGAAGCCAGAAATGTGGGACCTTTTGTTTTTCTGGATCATATGGGTCCACTCCCGATCAAGACAGGAACTGAAATTGTAGTTCGCCCTCATCCTCATATAGGTCTTGCAACAGTCACTTATCTATACGATGGAGTGATCACTCATAGGGATAGTATTGGAAAGGTCGAAGATATCCGCCCCTTCGAAGTGAACTGGATGACTGCAGGTTCCGGGATCGTACATAGCGAAAGATCCAAACTCGATCCTGAATTTAATATTTTAGAAGGTATCCAAACCTGGGTGGCTCTTCCTAAAGAATTCGAAGAGACTTCTCCTGAATTCTTCCATCATGAAAGAGAAGAATTGCCTATAGTTAGCGGAGGAGGCTGGGAACTCAGGTTGATCGCCGGTTCCTTCATGGGAGAAGTTTCTCCTGTTAAAGTATATTCACCTTTATTCTATGCTGATATAGAAGTTGAGGCTGGCGCAGAAGTAGAGCTGCCAGTTCCGGCTGAACAAGAAGCAGGCATTTATGTTGCCAGAGGTAAGGCTGACGCAGAAGGAAAGATTGTTTCCATTGGAGATATGGCTATCTATCCAAAAGGTGGAGCCGTAAAATTCAGAGCAGAAGAGACTTCTCGAATTGTACTCTTAGGCGGGGTCCCACTTTCTACACCAAGGCATATGTATTGGAACTTTGTATCCAGTTCCTTGGAAAGGATTGAACAAGCAAAAGTGGATTGGAAAGAAGATCGGTTTGCTCATGTGCCCGGAGAGACGGAAAGGATCCCATTGCCTGAACATTAA
- the rplU gene encoding 50S ribosomal protein L21 has product MFAIISVGNRQFKVTQDLEFLTEKTGKNAGDTFDAKVLLFAENNKVHIGSPELKSAKVSLKVLEDVKGEKVRGYVYKKRKNSQRTWGHRQQLQKVKVVSLSAV; this is encoded by the coding sequence ATGTTCGCGATCATCTCTGTCGGCAACCGACAATTCAAAGTCACTCAGGATCTTGAATTCCTGACTGAAAAAACCGGTAAAAATGCTGGTGATACCTTCGATGCTAAGGTTCTACTATTCGCTGAAAATAATAAGGTCCATATCGGATCCCCGGAACTTAAATCCGCTAAAGTCTCCCTGAAAGTATTGGAAGATGTAAAGGGAGAAAAAGTAAGAGGATACGTTTACAAAAAACGTAAAAACTCTCAAAGAACCTGGGGTCACAGACAACAACTGCAAAAAGTTAAGGTAGTTTCTCTTTCGGCAGTTTGA
- a CDS encoding ribosomal-processing cysteine protease Prp, producing MIRIKILRKGEEILGLESSGHASKMHGSKGQNLLCAAVGVLIQTLYLHLSKEGLAEEAVIGDGLLDFKIVSGKKTDPIVHTSFDLVASGLVNLKEQYPSEIELIGE from the coding sequence TTGATCCGGATTAAGATACTCCGAAAAGGAGAAGAAATCCTAGGTTTGGAATCCTCCGGGCATGCTTCTAAGATGCACGGATCCAAAGGACAAAATCTTCTCTGCGCCGCTGTCGGAGTACTCATCCAAACCCTTTACCTGCATTTAAGCAAGGAAGGTTTGGCAGAAGAAGCGGTGATCGGAGACGGACTCTTGGACTTCAAGATCGTCTCCGGAAAAAAGACTGATCCAATTGTTCATACGAGTTTCGATCTCGTCGCAAGTGGACTAGTCAACTTGAAGGAACAATATCCTTCAGAAATTGAACTCATAGGAGAATAA
- the rpmA gene encoding 50S ribosomal protein L27 produces the protein MAHKKGGGSSKNGRDSQSKRLGVKRFGGELVLAGNILVRQRGTRLNAGKNVGVGKDHTLYSLVEGHVKFEQVSKTKVQVSVYPK, from the coding sequence ATGGCACATAAGAAAGGTGGCGGTTCATCCAAAAACGGACGCGATTCCCAATCCAAACGTCTTGGTGTAAAACGTTTCGGTGGAGAACTGGTTTTAGCTGGTAATATTCTCGTTCGCCAAAGAGGAACTAGATTAAACGCCGGAAAGAACGTAGGTGTAGGTAAAGATCATACACTTTACTCTCTTGTCGAAGGTCACGTTAAATTTGAGCAAGTTTCCAAAACTAAAGTTCAAGTTTCCGTTTACCCGAAATAA
- the obgE gene encoding GTPase ObgE, translating into MEKFLDEVLIEVTAGHGGAGSMHFRREKYVEFGGPDGGDGGIGGNIIIRANLSMVTLDRYLTKRRFRAQDGFPGEGNERSGKKGEDLILFVPLGTQVFDEESGELLYDFVKDDGEFQVVKGGRGGKGNTHFKSSTHQTPKFSQPGEDGEYKHLRLSLKLLADVGIVGLPNAGKSTLLSKITEAHPKIAGYAFTTLSPNLGVVKRKGDIYRYTLADIPGIVEGASKGIGLGLSFLRHIERVKGILYVFDAAALDIKEDFKMLQSELRSYNPELLNRPHLIVLNKIDIWEDQSFTEELLKSVSSLGRVIPISAQEELNLEELLSVMDSTFFQKELEELHLNEEEHRENSDE; encoded by the coding sequence ATGGAAAAGTTTTTAGATGAAGTACTGATCGAAGTTACCGCCGGACATGGTGGAGCCGGATCCATGCATTTCAGAAGAGAGAAGTATGTGGAATTCGGAGGACCTGATGGTGGTGACGGAGGAATTGGCGGTAATATCATCATACGCGCCAACCTTTCCATGGTTACCCTAGATCGTTATCTTACTAAAAGAAGATTTAGAGCCCAGGATGGATTTCCTGGAGAAGGTAACGAAAGATCCGGTAAAAAGGGAGAAGATCTAATCCTTTTTGTTCCACTCGGAACCCAAGTCTTCGACGAAGAAAGTGGAGAACTACTTTACGATTTCGTAAAAGACGACGGAGAATTCCAAGTTGTCAAAGGTGGAAGAGGAGGAAAAGGGAATACCCATTTCAAATCTTCTACCCACCAAACTCCTAAATTTTCTCAACCTGGAGAAGATGGAGAATATAAACATCTACGTCTCAGCCTAAAACTTTTGGCAGATGTTGGAATTGTAGGACTTCCGAATGCAGGAAAGTCTACCCTACTTTCTAAAATTACGGAAGCACACCCTAAGATTGCAGGATATGCATTCACTACACTTTCTCCCAACCTAGGTGTGGTTAAAAGAAAGGGAGATATTTACCGTTATACATTAGCAGATATTCCCGGGATTGTAGAAGGTGCGAGTAAAGGAATAGGCCTTGGACTTTCTTTTTTAAGACATATAGAACGGGTAAAAGGTATATTATACGTTTTTGATGCAGCAGCTCTGGACATTAAGGAGGATTTCAAAATGCTTCAATCAGAATTGAGATCTTATAATCCGGAACTTCTGAACCGACCGCATTTGATCGTTTTAAATAAAATAGATATCTGGGAAGACCAGAGTTTTACGGAAGAACTACTTAAATCTGTTTCTTCTTTGGGAAGGGTAATCCCTATCTCAGCGCAGGAAGAACTTAATTTAGAAGAATTACTTTCCGTAATGGATTCCACTTTCTTCCAAAAAGAATTGGAAGAACTACATTTGAACGAAGAAGAACATCGGGAAAATTCAGATGAATAG